In one window of Ferrovum sp. PN-J185 DNA:
- a CDS encoding branched-chain amino acid ABC transporter permease produces the protein MIEIFGVPLMALYSQLMLGLVNGSFYALLSLGLAVIFGMLNIINFAHGALYMIGAFCAWMLLSQFNIGYFEALIITPIILGLIGVIIERLLLKWLYQVDHLYGLLLTFGLALIFEGYFRSKFGVSGETYDIPEILDGPVNLGFMVIPKYRLWVIFLSLIVCVLTWFMVEKTRLGSYLRAATENPKLTQAFGINVPLMVMLTYGFGVALAGFAGVMAAPIYQVSPLMGSHLIIIVFAVVVIGGMGSISGAIISGLGLGIIEGLTKVFYPPLSSTVVFIIMAIVLIFRPAGLFGREK, from the coding sequence ATGATTGAGATATTCGGCGTGCCCCTTATGGCACTGTACAGTCAATTAATGCTAGGGCTAGTTAACGGGTCGTTTTACGCTCTACTCAGTCTTGGTTTAGCCGTCATATTCGGCATGTTGAATATTATTAATTTTGCTCATGGGGCGTTGTACATGATAGGAGCATTTTGTGCATGGATGCTCCTATCACAATTCAACATTGGTTATTTTGAAGCATTAATCATTACACCGATTATCTTAGGACTAATCGGTGTGATTATTGAACGACTATTACTCAAATGGTTATACCAAGTTGATCATTTATATGGTTTGTTACTCACATTTGGTCTTGCCTTGATTTTTGAAGGCTACTTTAGAAGCAAATTTGGCGTGAGTGGTGAAACCTATGACATACCAGAAATTCTAGATGGACCGGTAAATTTAGGTTTCATGGTTATTCCCAAATATCGCTTGTGGGTAATTTTCTTATCTCTAATTGTTTGTGTACTTACCTGGTTTATGGTTGAAAAAACCCGTTTAGGTTCCTATTTAAGAGCTGCAACTGAAAACCCTAAACTCACACAAGCCTTCGGCATTAATGTTCCTTTAATGGTTATGCTCACCTATGGATTTGGTGTGGCGTTAGCTGGTTTTGCTGGGGTGATGGCCGCTCCCATATATCAAGTTAGTCCATTAATGGGTTCACACTTAATTATTATTGTTTTTGCGGTAGTAGTTATTGGCGGAATGGGCTCTATTTCAGGAGCAATTATTTCAGGTCTGGGTCTTGGTATTATTGAGGGCTTAACCAAAGTATTTTATCCCCCGCTCTCATCAACAGTTGTATTCATTATTATGGCAATTGTTCTAATCTTTAGACCTGCTGGTTTATTTGGACGTGAAAAATGA
- a CDS encoding branched-chain amino acid ABC transporter permease has protein sequence MRTIIYLVLLAIGLILPHFIYPVLLMKILCFAIFACAFNLLLGFSGLLSFGHAAFFGGAAYIAGYLIKNLELPTVIGVIGGVFFTALLGWLVGLLAISRQGIYFAMVTLALAQMIYFICLEAPITGGEDGMQGIPRGNLFGLSLQNDLTLYYVILAGFIFAFLLIYRTIHSPFGQVLKAIRENEPRAISLGYDVSKYKLLAFVLSASISGFAGILKMLVFNFATLTDVHWHMSGDVVLMTIFGGIGTILGPVVGSTIIIGLEDQLADSAGDMVTVIMGIIFVVCVLIFRKGIVGESIALYQRMVGRKNSTQN, from the coding sequence ATGCGCACAATTATTTATCTTGTTTTATTAGCAATTGGATTAATACTCCCTCATTTTATCTATCCAGTACTGTTAATGAAAATACTGTGCTTCGCCATTTTCGCTTGCGCTTTTAATCTATTATTAGGTTTTTCTGGCCTCTTATCCTTTGGCCACGCTGCCTTTTTTGGTGGGGCTGCCTATATTGCCGGATACTTAATTAAAAATTTAGAATTACCGACTGTCATCGGAGTAATAGGTGGGGTCTTCTTTACAGCATTGTTAGGTTGGCTTGTTGGACTATTAGCAATTAGTCGACAAGGTATCTACTTTGCCATGGTTACTTTAGCCCTTGCTCAGATGATCTACTTTATCTGTTTGGAAGCGCCAATCACTGGTGGTGAAGATGGTATGCAAGGTATCCCAAGGGGAAATTTGTTTGGCTTGTCTTTGCAGAACGATTTAACTCTCTATTACGTTATATTAGCAGGCTTTATTTTTGCCTTCCTGCTCATTTATCGCACTATCCACTCTCCCTTTGGTCAAGTATTAAAAGCTATTCGAGAAAACGAACCAAGAGCTATTTCTTTAGGTTATGACGTATCAAAGTATAAATTATTGGCCTTTGTACTCTCTGCTTCGATTTCAGGCTTCGCTGGTATATTAAAAATGTTGGTGTTTAACTTTGCAACACTGACTGATGTTCATTGGCATATGTCAGGTGATGTAGTTCTTATGACAATTTTTGGTGGTATTGGTACCATTTTAGGACCTGTCGTAGGTTCAACTATTATTATTGGTTTAGAAGATCAACTGGCTGATAGTGCGGGGGATATGGTAACCGTGATTATGGGTATCATATTTGTTGTATGTGTACTGATATTCAGAAAAGGGATCGTTGGTGAGAGCATAGCCCTCTACCAACGAATGGTAGGCAGAAAAAACTCAACTCAAAACTAA
- a CDS encoding PFL family protein, whose amino-acid sequence MLLPSDIFETHQMIEKNNLDVRTITMGISLRACSHPELNVLCNNIYDTITKQAEHLVRVAEDIQSEYGIPIINTRISITPIAVVAESSKTDTYVPIAETLDRAAKNLGINFIGGFSALVEKKATPGDLVLINSIPEAMAVTEHVCSSVNIGTSKAGINMDAVRLMGKIIKDTAYLTRDRDAIGCAKLVIFANAVEDNPFMAGAFHGIGEGEAAINVGVSGPGVVKQALESVRGLPFDEVAESIKRSAFKITRVGQLVAREASRRLGVKLGIIDLSLAPTPAVGDSVAYILEEMGLESCGAPGTTAALALLNDAVKKGGLMAAQHVGGLSGAFIPVSEDAGMIAAVERGSLTLEKLEAMTCVCSVGLDMIAIPGDTSAETLSGIIADEAAIGMINNKTTAVRLIPVPGKGVGDRVEFGGLLGHCPIIPVNTFGNYDFIQRGGRIPAPLRSLTN is encoded by the coding sequence ATGTTATTACCAAGTGATATATTTGAAACACATCAAATGATTGAAAAAAACAATCTTGATGTGAGAACAATAACCATGGGTATTAGCTTGAGAGCTTGTTCCCATCCAGAGTTAAATGTTCTTTGTAACAATATCTACGATACCATTACTAAACAAGCAGAACATTTAGTACGTGTCGCAGAAGATATTCAAAGTGAGTATGGGATCCCTATTATAAATACCCGTATATCAATTACCCCCATCGCTGTGGTTGCTGAAAGCAGTAAAACAGATACCTATGTTCCTATTGCCGAAACGCTTGATCGTGCTGCTAAAAACCTGGGCATCAACTTTATTGGTGGGTTTTCAGCTCTTGTTGAAAAGAAAGCTACTCCAGGCGATTTGGTTTTAATTAACTCCATTCCTGAAGCAATGGCTGTGACCGAGCATGTTTGTTCATCTGTAAATATTGGCACAAGTAAAGCTGGTATTAATATGGATGCAGTGAGGTTGATGGGTAAAATAATCAAAGATACTGCCTATTTAACCCGTGATAGAGATGCGATTGGCTGCGCTAAGCTTGTTATCTTTGCCAATGCGGTTGAAGATAACCCATTTATGGCAGGCGCTTTCCATGGCATAGGTGAGGGAGAGGCTGCAATTAATGTGGGCGTTAGCGGTCCTGGAGTGGTTAAACAAGCACTTGAATCAGTACGTGGTTTACCCTTTGATGAAGTAGCTGAAAGTATCAAACGTAGCGCTTTCAAGATTACACGGGTAGGACAGTTAGTTGCTCGTGAAGCATCAAGACGTCTCGGTGTGAAGCTTGGGATTATTGATTTATCCCTGGCCCCAACACCGGCAGTTGGTGATAGTGTGGCTTATATTTTAGAAGAAATGGGGCTTGAGAGTTGTGGTGCACCAGGAACCACTGCTGCTTTAGCCTTATTAAATGACGCTGTTAAAAAGGGTGGTTTAATGGCGGCGCAACATGTCGGTGGATTGAGTGGTGCATTTATTCCGGTGAGTGAAGATGCGGGGATGATTGCTGCAGTTGAAAGGGGTAGTTTAACTTTAGAAAAATTAGAAGCCATGACCTGTGTCTGTTCTGTGGGTCTTGATATGATTGCAATACCAGGTGATACCTCAGCTGAAACCTTATCAGGAATTATTGCAGATGAAGCTGCAATTGGAATGATTAATAACAAAACAACAGCAGTGAGATTAATACCTGTTCCAGGAAAAGGAGTAGGGGATCGAGTTGAATTTGGTGGGTTACTTGGTCATTGCCCAATAATTCCCGTCAATACCTTTGGCAATTATGATTTTATTCAACGAGGGGGGAGAATTCCTGCTCCCCTAAGAAGTTTAACTAACTAA
- a CDS encoding ACT domain-containing protein, giving the protein MKIVLTIIGEDRVGIVSRVSTKLADFKVNILDINQNILKGFFNMVMIAEMTDQTLTLKELQNEFNQLGDEIGVTVKIQHADIFIAMHRI; this is encoded by the coding sequence ATGAAAATTGTATTAACAATTATTGGTGAAGATCGTGTCGGTATTGTATCTCGAGTAAGTACAAAACTAGCAGACTTTAAAGTAAATATTTTAGATATCAATCAAAATATTCTAAAAGGTTTTTTTAATATGGTTATGATTGCAGAAATGACCGATCAAACACTTACCTTAAAAGAACTACAAAATGAGTTTAATCAATTAGGTGATGAAATAGGCGTGACTGTAAAAATACAACACGCAGATATTTTTATAGCTATGCACAGAATTTAA
- a CDS encoding class I SAM-dependent methyltransferase — protein sequence MQKDPRKDFNKESINWDNDNAKVHMANAIAQAMIDSGRVNKSQSALDFGCGTGLVTLAILPHVKSIVGVDSSTGMLERLDEKIKTNQLTNISTQFVDFEQGTPIEGCFDLIISSMTAHHIPDTLELLKEWHRALGPQGQICFADLDSEDGSFHSDNTGVFHYGFDRNMLKTYCEQAGFVNITDRTATTIIKEVDGQEKTFPIFLVCATKAV from the coding sequence ATGCAAAAAGATCCACGTAAAGATTTTAATAAAGAATCCATCAATTGGGACAATGATAATGCAAAAGTGCATATGGCCAATGCTATCGCACAGGCAATGATTGATAGTGGAAGAGTAAACAAATCCCAATCCGCATTAGATTTTGGCTGCGGTACAGGTCTTGTAACCTTGGCTATTTTGCCACATGTGAAATCGATAGTAGGTGTTGATAGCTCAACGGGCATGTTAGAAAGATTAGATGAGAAGATAAAAACTAATCAACTAACTAATATTTCAACCCAGTTTGTAGATTTTGAGCAGGGTACACCTATAGAAGGTTGCTTTGATTTAATTATTAGTAGTATGACTGCTCATCATATTCCAGATACTTTAGAGTTGTTAAAAGAATGGCATCGGGCTTTAGGGCCACAAGGACAAATTTGTTTTGCAGATTTGGATAGTGAAGATGGTTCATTTCATTCAGATAATACAGGCGTCTTTCATTATGGCTTTGATCGAAATATGTTGAAAACATATTGCGAACAAGCTGGATTTGTTAATATTACTGATAGAACTGCTACAACAATAATTAAAGAAGTCGATGGACAAGAAAAAACTTTTCCTATATTTCTTGTTTGTGCAACAAAGGCCGTATAA
- the pabB gene encoding aminodeoxychorismate synthase component I, with translation MNNDSFLNIILDFPINESVTQRLYFRDPLNIIACKGNEDIDNCLTQLEGEQEKGNYVVGFLSYDSGLTTYLLYFGIYKAPLVVNKYQKKHKHAKTSQWKLSQSLNEFIESINTIKNHIRNGDCYQVNYTLRAKSQLIEGDIEGLYHQLIDCQGAKYSAFIEHSDFSILSFSPELFFTWSNQYIETKPMKGTHPLISQYSLQEQIQSLQQSKKDQSENVMIVDLLRNDLSKICETGSVKTNKLFEVETYQDILQMTSTIQGTLQENIRFRDIVYALFPCGSITGAPKAKVMEIISNLESVPRGPYCGAIGYLAPNQQGLFNVAIRTIYHNKYDNSLTYGVGSGITWDSEATNEYKEINNKIHFLHQEPPYSLFETVNLIHGKCVFWDYHFERLKKSANELNFFPPNQTHYLSINELYEQTKLGSYRARFIYHKNGIARWEIYELPVTPITPKVQLASSPISSNDFRIRHKTTDRSVYDELFTQNKDVFFDLILWNERGEITEFTKGNIVLEIDGQLLTPSSESGLLPGILRQVLLENSLIKEKILFKEDLLVAKKIWFINSLRGWIDLDLA, from the coding sequence ATGAACAATGATAGTTTCTTAAATATTATCTTAGACTTCCCTATCAATGAATCTGTAACACAAAGACTCTATTTTAGAGATCCTCTAAATATAATTGCCTGTAAGGGAAATGAAGATATTGATAATTGTCTAACGCAACTAGAGGGTGAACAGGAAAAAGGAAACTATGTTGTTGGCTTTTTAAGTTATGACTCTGGATTGACCACATACCTACTCTATTTTGGTATTTATAAAGCTCCTTTAGTGGTAAATAAATACCAAAAAAAACATAAACACGCTAAAACAAGCCAATGGAAACTATCACAAAGCCTTAATGAGTTTATTGAATCGATTAATACCATAAAAAACCATATAAGAAATGGCGACTGCTATCAAGTTAACTATACTTTGAGAGCAAAAAGTCAATTAATTGAAGGAGATATTGAAGGGTTATACCATCAATTAATCGACTGTCAAGGAGCTAAGTATAGTGCTTTTATAGAACACTCTGATTTCTCAATATTATCATTTTCTCCAGAACTATTTTTCACTTGGTCAAATCAATATATAGAAACAAAGCCGATGAAAGGAACACATCCGCTTATCAGTCAATATTCATTACAAGAACAAATTCAATCATTACAACAATCAAAAAAAGACCAATCTGAAAATGTCATGATTGTAGATTTATTACGTAATGATTTATCGAAAATTTGCGAAACAGGCTCAGTCAAAACCAACAAGTTATTTGAAGTAGAGACCTATCAAGACATCTTACAAATGACAAGTACTATCCAAGGTACACTTCAAGAGAACATAAGATTCAGAGATATTGTTTACGCCTTATTTCCTTGCGGTTCAATTACAGGCGCCCCCAAAGCAAAGGTTATGGAGATTATTAGCAATCTTGAAAGTGTACCAAGGGGGCCTTATTGTGGTGCAATTGGTTATTTAGCTCCAAACCAACAGGGTTTATTTAATGTAGCAATTAGGACTATTTATCATAATAAATACGATAATTCACTCACTTATGGTGTTGGCAGTGGTATCACCTGGGATTCAGAAGCAACAAATGAATACAAAGAAATAAATAATAAAATACATTTCTTACACCAAGAACCTCCCTACTCATTATTTGAAACCGTCAATCTAATTCATGGTAAATGTGTATTTTGGGATTATCACTTTGAGAGATTAAAGAAGTCAGCAAATGAACTTAACTTTTTCCCACCAAATCAAACACACTATCTGAGTATTAATGAGTTATATGAACAAACAAAATTAGGAAGTTATCGTGCGCGATTTATCTATCATAAAAATGGTATTGCACGTTGGGAGATTTATGAGTTACCTGTTACGCCAATTACACCTAAAGTGCAATTAGCATCCTCTCCTATTTCTTCAAATGATTTTAGAATTAGACATAAAACTACTGATAGATCAGTTTACGATGAACTATTTACACAAAATAAAGACGTTTTTTTTGATTTAATTCTTTGGAACGAACGTGGTGAAATAACAGAATTCACCAAGGGTAATATTGTTCTAGAAATTGATGGTCAGTTATTAACTCCAAGTAGTGAAAGTGGTTTATTACCAGGCATACTAAGACAAGTACTTTTAGAGAACTCTCTTATAAAAGAAAAGATCCTTTTTAAGGAAGACTTGCTGGTTGCCAAAAAAATATGGTTTATCAACTCACTACGTGGATGGATAGATCTTGACTTAGCTTAA
- a CDS encoding M20 family metallo-hydrolase, whose product MTIFKDLQFHRELQSQIQEKELITLINQLATFGGRNDGGVSRLALSNEDIQARSFLIEIANNNQWKVFSDEIGNLFIRIGDDNVAPVLCGSHIDTQPVGGKLDGAYGVVAAMLAGKILEKNGFTKNTPLEIVIWNNEEGCRFSPGTMGSSAFVDRSNIAKYLTSIDKDGVSLKDALLHLRKHEKLVPIRQETPIIKAYLELHIEQGPILEHEKKSLGVVTAIQAVRWFKITIEGVAAHAGTTPMHLRKDALIFAHKCFDEILRKCDKFVELGLLITSGSWHVSPNSINTIPDKVTFTIDIRSKEDDLLDQAEQIINSILKNTSEKYDFKCTLDSLFKRQVTYFPTSLIKVLNEACNSTCQINNASGVKEMVSGAFHDAMYLSDYCPAAMIFVPSIHGISHNAIEDTNPFDLTNGLKALTSALALLLLDES is encoded by the coding sequence ATGACAATTTTTAAAGACTTACAATTTCATCGAGAACTTCAGAGTCAGATACAAGAAAAAGAGTTAATAACCTTGATTAATCAACTGGCTACTTTTGGAGGTCGTAATGATGGTGGTGTCTCTCGTCTAGCGCTTTCAAATGAAGACATACAAGCAAGATCTTTTTTAATTGAAATAGCTAATAACAATCAATGGAAAGTATTTTCTGATGAAATAGGAAATCTTTTTATTCGTATAGGAGATGATAATGTAGCACCAGTTCTTTGTGGGAGTCACATTGATACACAACCTGTAGGCGGAAAACTTGATGGAGCGTATGGTGTAGTCGCTGCAATGTTGGCGGGAAAAATACTAGAAAAAAATGGTTTCACAAAAAATACTCCTTTAGAAATAGTTATATGGAATAACGAAGAAGGTTGTCGATTTTCTCCTGGGACGATGGGGTCTAGTGCTTTTGTAGATAGAAGTAATATTGCAAAATATTTGACTTCCATTGATAAAGATGGAGTTTCCTTAAAAGATGCGTTACTTCATTTGCGAAAACATGAAAAGTTGGTACCAATTAGACAAGAAACTCCGATTATTAAGGCGTATTTAGAATTACATATTGAACAAGGACCTATACTAGAGCATGAAAAAAAATCTTTGGGAGTTGTGACAGCAATCCAAGCTGTTAGATGGTTTAAAATAACCATAGAAGGAGTTGCTGCCCATGCTGGTACTACCCCTATGCATCTTAGAAAGGATGCATTGATTTTTGCTCATAAATGCTTTGATGAAATTTTAAGGAAATGCGATAAATTTGTAGAGTTAGGGTTATTAATTACGAGTGGTAGTTGGCATGTAAGTCCAAATTCAATTAATACGATACCTGATAAAGTTACCTTTACAATAGATATACGTAGCAAAGAAGATGATCTTCTTGATCAAGCAGAACAGATCATAAACTCTATATTAAAAAACACCAGCGAAAAGTATGATTTTAAATGCACTTTAGACTCACTTTTCAAACGTCAAGTTACTTATTTTCCTACATCCTTAATAAAAGTGCTTAATGAAGCATGTAATTCTACTTGCCAAATCAATAATGCATCTGGTGTAAAAGAAATGGTTTCAGGTGCATTTCATGATGCTATGTATTTATCAGATTACTGTCCCGCTGCAATGATTTTTGTCCCAAGTATTCATGGAATTAGCCATAATGCAATTGAAGACACCAATCCATTTGACTTAACAAATGGACTGAAAGCACTTACTTCTGCATTAGCATTATTGTTACTCGATGAATCTTGA
- a CDS encoding ABC transporter ATP-binding protein yields MSILTINSISVGYDTVNVLHNVSLNVKAGEITCILGANGAGKSTLIRAITGLTPPRQGSIFWKNSDITNYPTHKIVANGISCIPEGRKVFPKLTVRENLLLGSFLERNTIKINQRLDRVFSLFPRLKERTDQFAGTMSGGEQAMVSIGRGLMADPELLIIDEPSLGLSPLYVQENFKIIKDINQSGVSILLVEQNAKQTLAISHHGYCITQGCVVASGTAQELLNNDEVKAAYFS; encoded by the coding sequence ATGAGTATCTTAACAATTAACTCTATTTCTGTTGGATACGATACCGTTAATGTACTTCATAACGTATCTTTAAATGTTAAAGCGGGAGAGATAACCTGTATTTTAGGGGCAAATGGGGCTGGAAAAAGTACACTAATACGAGCTATTACTGGTTTGACACCACCACGTCAAGGTTCGATTTTTTGGAAGAACTCTGATATTACTAATTATCCTACACATAAAATTGTTGCAAATGGTATTAGTTGCATACCAGAGGGTAGGAAGGTTTTCCCAAAGTTAACTGTAAGGGAAAATTTATTATTAGGTAGTTTTTTGGAAAGAAATACTATAAAAATCAATCAACGTCTTGATCGTGTATTTTCATTGTTCCCAAGATTAAAAGAAAGAACGGACCAATTTGCAGGAACCATGTCTGGTGGTGAACAAGCTATGGTATCGATTGGCCGTGGTCTCATGGCAGATCCTGAATTATTGATTATTGATGAACCGTCACTCGGTTTGTCACCATTATATGTCCAAGAAAATTTCAAAATTATAAAAGATATTAATCAATCTGGCGTTTCAATTTTATTGGTTGAACAAAATGCTAAACAAACTTTAGCAATTTCACATCATGGATATTGTATTACGCAAGGTTGTGTAGTTGCATCGGGCACTGCACAGGAATTACTCAACAATGATGAAGTAAAAGCTGCATATTTTTCTTAA